DNA from Rhipicephalus microplus isolate Deutch F79 chromosome 5, USDA_Rmic, whole genome shotgun sequence:
AGTTGGCGGTGAATTACCGCAAGGCGTCATCCACCGCCGTGACGCCTAACTGCGTAATCATCCTGTGTCGTCCCGAAGCAACTGCCGGGTGTTAAAGGCGATTGAGATAAATAGAGCTGCACCATTCGATCCTCGACAAATGTGGGCGATCTTTTCTCGCAGTTACGGGAGCACAGGAGCGACGCGGTTGCATGCCAAAATGTAATGACACGTGCAACGAATATGGAGGTGGCAATCACAAACATGTAACATATGCTCGTGGGTATCGTATACACATTATTAGACATTAAGAAGATGGCTTCATGATCAGGTACACAGGACATGTACAGTGTTTTATGAGTGTAATTGTGTAAGCGGAGAGGAAGACATGTTCGATGCTGCAGGATATGTGCTTGCGAAGCTCTAGGTGATGGTAATAGCATTTACCGGTTCTGTATTCTGTATTGAATTTTAGGTGGTTCGAATGGAACGTTTGTCTTGTGCTAGTCTACCAGTTGCTGCAGTGGCACCGGTCCCCATTGTGGTCACTGTCAACACCAGAAACACTTAAACGTATATTAAGCATGTCCAGTGTACGCAAGGGAACGTCAGAAACTGACTTCCTTGATTGCATGTTTTCATAGTAGACAATCAACCAATAAGGTTCTTTTAAGTACTTTACATCACCAACAGCGTAATTCTCAGTCGTAGCTTTTCTGCAGGCCACTGGACTGCTGCCACGGCAGCTACTTCTTGCAAACCACAGGATGCGCTAATTTAGACTGTTCCAACGTGAAGAGCGGGAGGTGAGTTAGGGAGGTGAGTTCACTAACTCACCTCCCTAACTTATTATAGTCCTTTGTTACTCTATTGCTTTCCTGTCACCCTTTCCCAGCGTATAGAGTAGCAGGGCCGTAGCGAAACTATCGCTCAGGCCAGCATCGCTGCCTTTGTGTTAACTCCTCTGCATCTCTCTTCATCGCAGCCGTTTTCTTGCAGTAGTGAATATTTTAaaactgcgaagcatttcttagcaaacggCAGGCAtctttagcgtatctatctatctatctatctatctatctatctatctatctatctatctatctatctatctatctatctatctatctatctatctatctatctatctatctatctatctatctatctatctatctatctatctatctatctatctatctatctatctatctatctatctatctatctatctatctatctatctatctatatatctatctatctatctatctatctatctatctatctatctatctatctatctatctatctatctatccatctatctatctatctatctatctatctatctatctatctatctatctatctatctatctatctatctatctatctatctatctatctatctatctatctatctaatctctaGGAGCTCTCGTGATCGCGTGATCATGTTTTCGTGTTGACCACGATTAGTATTGGAAACGTTAGAGGGCTTGACGCATAGAAATGTCCGGTGACGACATGAGTACCGTGAAAATCCCGTCGGGTACGTTGTGAAACACACGTTGTCAAACACACGTTGTCAAACACACTTTGTCAAACGGTGAGAACAGACATCAATAATTTAAATGCGAGAGCCTGAAAAAATACGTaaatcggcagcgttgacccgacttttgcaaataataaatatcgggctcctagcaggaatcgaacccaaacattctgcgcAGCAAtaaaatattctaccacagagccacgccaggtctcggaactgccaacaaaaaatgaaaaataaaaaatcagtaaataaagaaatgaaaataaaaaaaacctattTGCAGGCCTTATGCTCCTGAAACCTCAATTGTGGTTTCAATGCTGGCGATTTTattttataaacactacatatgtacttACTCCTATCATACAGCCATCGTGTCGGGTTAAAGTAAAATAGAGTTACTGTAgatgctacctttaggtaactgccccgccgcggtggtctagtggctaaggtactcggctgctgacccgcaggtcaagggttaaaatcccggtggcggtggctgcatttccgatggaggcggaaatgttgcaggcccatgtgctcagatttgggtgcacgttaaagaaccccaggtggtcgaaatttccggagccctccactatggcgtctctcataatcatatagtggttttgggacgctaaaccctacatatctatctatctaccttttAGGTAACTCTAACGTCAGTTGCGGTTAAGCACCATCTGCGTAGCGCTATCGAGGGCTGCCGTCATCGCAAGTGCACAAGCActgcatatcagcttaccgcttccggCGTTGCGGATACCCATTTGCTATTGGCGTCCATTCGCAAGTgtaaaacaactggttatattgttacgtgatttcgtctgactcaaagagggcatagtgggcaTACCCATGAGGGCATACCCATGAAGAGGGCATACCCatgaaaggtgcctcagactgagagtgaagaagtggacgttgtcggtgagctgcgttgtggctgcggactgacaactgttattttccacgtaacaatataaaaCACATGCGACTGTTGGAAATATGTCCGTGCGTAAACGCCATTTGTACACATGTATTTTTAAGCGCCATGTTGTAACGTTTTGCACAATGAAGAAGAAATTTAACCACAGTCGTGTCCGTGTTTCCACGCCGTTTCTTCTAGATTGAATACGTGCGAACAAGTGTTTTCTAAATAGCAGTCACTTTCTATCCGCGTGCTTCGCATCGGTTCTCTTTGATTACGTggggttttattttttttcccatgGTTTGTGATGGCCGAAGTGCCGCTTTGACCGTGAGCGAGTTCATTGAAAAAAACTGGCAACCGGTTAGCAATCGGTACTAGTGAAGCAGACACTTCGCGCAATGTTTGTATTTCTGTGGACGGGTTATAGTTTGCCGGCTGCTCCATCTCTCGACTTGAACGGCTTTTATTTCGCTCAGCTGTTGAGAAGACATGTCACACGGTGGCATGTCGCACTTTTCAGCGCCAAGAAGGCGGGACTTCAAGTGCGACTTGCCCGAGGCTTCAAGTCCCAACTGCGTAGTTTTCTCACCTATTTATAAATCGGTGTTTCAGTCGTAGCTTCGCGATAAAGTCGGGTTGCAGTTCTACGGATAGACTTGCAAATACGACAGCCGCACAGCAGTGCTGTATTTTTAAAACAACGCATGCCTCCAGCAGTACTGCGTCTTACTTTCAGCACATTTCGTGCTGCCTATAGCTGGGCGCTATAGTCAGGGAACTTCTTGAGACTAGTTTGAATCAAAGGCTAGAGCAGCGAGATATAGCTGCACTGAGTAGCTCCCTGTGAATTCGTTTCTTGTGGTTGATGTAGCTTTTCCATCGACATCTGTGGAGTCAGCAACCTGACCTTTCACTGGTTATTAGGATTGCATGATTGTAGATGCTGAGGAAACCGTTCCCTGGTAAAGCCTGATTTCTCTGCCTTTTCTCTAAATACTATCTGACTGTTCTTTAGAAAAATAGACTATGGTTGTCACAGCCATTGGTTCGTGACCATGACAGAGGTCAATATTGATCACACACACGttgcaacaaaaaacaaatttATTTCAACGTGTAGTGGACTCACCGCACAATTGAAGGTGTTGAGCATGACTGCTCGAAACAGCGATTTTACCGATGCGGCAACAGCGACCTCGCGTGCTATGTTCACAAACAGCACAGTCATGGGCTAGTGGTAATAATGCGTTAGGTTTTCAGTGTCCTCTGCACATCCATGCGCTCTGAGCCACCAGTGCAACACAAGTCCATGCATTGGCCCCGCTAAACCTAACGGTTTTCTTTGTCGAAGTCCTGCGTGCTTTTTTTCCTGACGTAACTATAAATGGGGTCATTGTTCGAGGTAAACAGTgcgaaaaacgaagacagagaaaGGCACAGGACGAGCCCCGACTTTCAAGCAGTATAAAGTCAGTGCTGGTTTTGTGTCTATTTCTCTCActtcgtttttcgcgctgtttacctCGAACAATGAATCGTTACCACTTTGACCAGTTTTCAATATTACTCTGCATACGCAGGCGGATGCTTGCATTGTGAGCCATGATTTAGGTGGTCTAGAGAGTTGTCACCTAGACTTTCGAAAGGAGGGAAGAAGGTTCTGTCTTTTGCCCGAAAGTGGGTGGCTTCTCCAGCCTATTGTTGGCGTCACACATCCTATAAAAACACAAGCTCTGTGTGGCTCGAGTGCAAGTAGAAGCTTCAATGACTACAGAACATTTAATGGTAGCAGTTTTGATAGCATCGTTGTTAAGACAGCACTGCCAGGTGGGGCCTAGTTCATGTAAAGCTCGTGGGGTGCCATGAGAGGCAGCACTCGGATCAGCTCGTCGACGCCTTGCTCGAGGGAGATGCTCGCTCGGAAGCCCAGCTCTCGAATACGCGCGTGGGACACGCGGTAGTCTCGACAGTCCTGGTCTCGACCTGAAGCGCCCAGCACCAGCCGGGTATCCCCGGCCCGCTCGCAGATGAGTCGCGCCAGCTTCGCCTTCGTCACGTTCAGAGTGTCGTCTCCTACGTTGAAGGCGCGACCACGCATCTCGTCGTAGCGGTCGAGTGCCAGCACGAAGGCTTTCGCCGCATCACGCACGTGGAGGAAGGTGCGCCAGAAGTGCGGCTCGTACACCTCCAGCTCGCCGTCACGCAGGGCCCTCCGGGACAGGTCGTTGGCGAGCAGGTCGACGCGCATCCGGGGAGCCACGCCGAACACGGTGGCGAGACGCAGCGCGACGCCCCCTTTTTTCAGGACCAGCTTCTCGGACTCCGCCTTCGTGCGACCGTACACCGAGAGTGGTGATACCGGGGTCTCTTCTGTGCAGAGACCGTCCGTGACGGCGCCGTAACAGGAACCTGT
Protein-coding regions in this window:
- the LOC119174672 gene encoding GDP-D-glycero-alpha-D-manno-heptose dehydrogenase-like, whose product is MPDAKEVLVTGGAGYLGSCLVPLLLDRGWRVAVYDTFSYGLGPLLPVAHRVRLIRGDVRDGAALASALKGVGAVVHLAAIVGFPACSRDPDLAEDVNVGGTRTLLEKLSPSQRVVYASTGSCYGAVTDGLCTEETPVSPLSVYGRTKAESEKLVLKKGGVALRLATVFGVAPRMRVDLLANDLSRRALRDGELEVYEPHFWRTFLHVRDAAKAFVLALDRYDEMRGRAFNVGDDTLNVTKAKLARLICERAGDTRLVLGASGRDQDCRDYRVSHARIRELGFRASISLEQGVDELIRVLPLMAPHELYMN